GCCGTTGAAGTTGCTCGTGCATGTGCTCGCAACAATTTGTTGAAGTGCGCAATCTTTGGGGCGGATCCCAACTGGGGTCGCGTCTTAGCTGCAGTTGGTACCGCCGATGCTCAGATGGATCCTCTCAATATTGATGTCATTCTTAACGGTGTTCATGTGGCGAAGGAATCTGCACCCTTTGAAGATAAGAACCTTGTCTCTTTTGCAGAACGTTTGGTCAGCCTCGAGGTCAACCTCAACGCGGGTAGCGCTTTTGCGACTGTCATGACCAATGATTTGTCGCATGACTACGTTGAAGAGAATTCGGCCTACTCGACATGATCGTGATCAAATTCGGGGGACATGCGATGACTGATGAGCATGGGTCATTTGCCAAAGCGATCGCTGACGCTATTTCCACAGGAGTAACTCCAGTCATCGTGCATGGTGGTGGACCCCAGATTGGTAAAGCGCTGGAAGCTGCTGGAATTGAATCTGAATTCGTTGGTGGTTTTAGAGTGACAACACCGCAAATCTTTGATGTTGTCGAACAAGTGTTGGCCGATGAAGTAGGACCAGCAGTTGCGCAATCATTGGTTTCTCACGGCGTTGCGGCAGTAGCAATCTCAGGCAGAACTTCTGGAACTCTGATTGCGAAGCCTTTGACATCACTGGTCGATGGAACTGCTGCAGATCTCGGATTGGTAGGAGTTGTCACAGATGTGAACACTTCGTCCATTGAGAAACTCGTGAGTGCAGGAAAAGTTCCCGTGATTTCTCCAATTGCTGCAGATAGCCAAGGATCTATTGGCTATAACGTGAATGCAGATCTTGCCGCCGCAGCCGTTGCAGGAGCACTCGATGCCGAGTGGCTGATTGTTATGACTGATGTTGAAGGCATTTACAAGAATTGGCCAGATAAGAGTTCACTGATTACATCTATCTCAGCTAAGGAGCTGGAGTCACTTAAGGCAACGTTTGCGCAAGGTATGGCTCCTAAGGTGCAGGCATGTCTTGATGCAATAGCAGCCGGCGCGAAAGCAGTACGAATTATTGATGGAACAAATCCATCAGCACTTAAGAGAGCACTCATGGGCGAGGGCGGAACGTTGGTGGTTGCATGAAACGGTGGCAGAGAGCGCTCCAAGATAACTATGGAACACCGACTATTGAGCTGGTTTCCGGTAAAGGTTCCGTGGTTAAGGATTCCAACGGCAATACCTACCTTGATTTCTTGGCAGGCATCGCAACCAATGTATTAGGCCACGGGCATCCTGCTGTAGTGAAAGCTGTGACAAAGCAGATCGCCACCTTGGGCCATGTGAGTAATTTCTATGCCCATCCGAACGTTCTTGAACTTGCTGAAAAGCTACAGAAGATGACAGGAGATAAGAGCGCACGAGTCTTCTTCTGTAATTCTGGAGCAGAGGCTAATGAAGCAGCGCTGAAGCTCTCTCGCAAGACAGGCAAATACAAGATTGTTGCAACGAATGAGTCATTTCATGGGCGCACGATGGGAGCACTTTCTCTGACTGGCCAGCCTTCAAAGCGAAATCCATTTAAGCCATTAC
The genomic region above belongs to Candidatus Planktophila dulcis and contains:
- the argB gene encoding acetylglutamate kinase, producing the protein MIVIKFGGHAMTDEHGSFAKAIADAISTGVTPVIVHGGGPQIGKALEAAGIESEFVGGFRVTTPQIFDVVEQVLADEVGPAVAQSLVSHGVAAVAISGRTSGTLIAKPLTSLVDGTAADLGLVGVVTDVNTSSIEKLVSAGKVPVISPIAADSQGSIGYNVNADLAAAAVAGALDAEWLIVMTDVEGIYKNWPDKSSLITSISAKELESLKATFAQGMAPKVQACLDAIAAGAKAVRIIDGTNPSALKRALMGEGGTLVVA